The Pan troglodytes isolate AG18354 chromosome 1, NHGRI_mPanTro3-v2.0_pri, whole genome shotgun sequence genome includes a region encoding these proteins:
- the VWA1 gene encoding von Willebrand factor A domain-containing protein 1, whose translation MLPWTALGLALSLRLALARSSAERGPPASAPRGDLMFLLDSSASVSHYEFSRVREFVGQLVAPLPLGTGALRASLVHVGSRPYTEFPFGQHSSGEAAQDAVRASAQRMGDTHTGLALVYAKEQLFAEASGARPGVPKVLVWVTDGGSSDPVGPPMQELKDLGVTVFIVSTGRGNFLELSAAASAPAEKHLHFVDVDDLHIIVQELRGSILDAMRPQQLHATEITSSGFRLAWPPLLTADSGYYVLELVPSAQPGAARRQQLPGNATDWIWAGLDPDTDYDVALVPESNVRLLRPQNLRVRTRPGEAGPGASGPESGAGPAPTQLAALPAPEEAGPERIVISHARPRSLRVSWAPAPGSAAALGYHVQFGPLGGGEAQRVEVPAGRNCTTLQGLAPGTAYLVTVTAAFRSGRESALSAKACTPDGPRPRPRPVPRAPTPGTASREP comes from the exons ATGCTCCCCTGGACGGCGCTCGGCCTGGCCCTGAGCTTGCGGCTGGCGCTGGCGCGGAGCAGCGCGGAGCGCG GTCCACCAGCATCAGCCCCCCGAGGGGACCTGATGTTCCTGCTGGACAGCTCAGCCAGCGTCTCTCACTACGAGTTCTCCCGGGTTCGGGAGTTTGTGGGGCAGCTGGTGGCTCCACTACCCCTGGGCACCGGGGCCCTGCGTGCCAGTCTGGTGCACGTGGGCAGTCGGCCATACACCGAGTTCCCCTTCGGCCAGCACAGCTCGGGTGAGGCTGCCCAGGATGCGGTGCGCGCTTCGGCCCAGCGCATGGGTGACACCCACACTGGCCTGGCGCTGGTCTATGCCAAGGAACAGCTGTTTGCTGAAGCATCAGGTGCCCGGCCAGGGgtgcccaaagtgctggtgtgggTGACAGATGGCGGCTCCAGCGACCCTGTGGGCCCCCCCATGCAGGAGCTCAAGGACCTGGGCGTCACCGTGTTCATTGTCAGCACCGGCCGAGGCAACTTCCTGGAGCTGTCAGCCGCTGCCTCAGCCCCTGCCGAGAAGCACCTGCACTTTGTGGACGTGGATGACCTGCACATCATTGTCCAAGAGCTGAGGGGCTCCATTCTCG ACGCGATGCGGCCGCAGCAGCTCCATGCCACGGAGATCACGTCCAGCGGCTTCCGCCTGGCCTGGCCACCCCTGCTGACCGCAGACTCGGGCTACTATGTGCTGGAGCTGGTGCCCAGCGCCCAGCCGGGGGCTGCAAGACGCCAGCAGCTGCCAGGGAACGCCACGGACTGGATCTGGGCCGGCCTCGACCCGGACACGGACTACGACGTGGCGCTAGTGCCTGAGTCCAACGTGCGCCTCCTGAGGCCCCAGAACCTGCGGGTGCGCACGCGGCCCGGTGAGGCAGGGCCGGGGGCTTCGGGCCCGGAGTCGGGGGCTGGGCCGGCCCCCACGCAGCTCGCCGCCCTCCCCGCCCCAGAGGAGGCCGGGCCGGAGCGCATCGTCATCTCCCACGCCCGGCCGCGCAGCCTCCGCGTGAGTTGGGCCCCAGCGCCGGGCTCAGCCGCGGCGCTCGGCTACCACGTGCAGTTCGGGCCGCTGGGGGGCGGGGAGGCGCAGCGGGTGGAGGTGCCCGCGGGCCGCAACTGCACCACGCTGCAGGGCCTGGCGCCGGGCACCGCCTACCTGGTGACCGTGACCGCCGCCTTCCGCTCGGGCCGCGAGAGCGCGCTGTCCGCCAAGGCCTGCACGCCCGACGGCCCGCGCCCGCGCCCACGCCCCGTGCCCCGCGCCCCGACCCCGGGGACCGCGAGCCGTGAGCCGTAA